One segment of Erigeron canadensis isolate Cc75 chromosome 2, C_canadensis_v1, whole genome shotgun sequence DNA contains the following:
- the LOC122590302 gene encoding uncharacterized protein LOC122590302, which yields MSILTQARQLRLSPPPQTTAISGILYDPTSFSLALKHPDSSISLYPNISPFSSPLSLSTSAVTALSPPSSAAAFLHLRSTGFSRVMFIVSSPHLAGNYILLRFYILGSDKFARVRVCCNNNNNNSNNKSEMFFDEKKFGVLIKVNHGVSVKVVGSVNVFALYSVSDSKVRVYAVKSVFGEGDEVKLMKTAVIDCELPVFSISVSGGFLMLGEENGVRVFNLRTLVKGKVKKFDNKVNVKKVSLVNGMVSDGGSVLYVKNGKEKIGKHSDNSVKLKPVKMRQNSNEGGVRFVAFKSKEFEDQNSSKVPSMSLKAISIHFLAHNKFLILDSHGELYLLSLSNPNSGSGSTCDMKKLTLTMKVQNLAVLPDDSTRAQTVWVSDGEYTIHAIIVSDTESPADDNDTKDIEERLQSMATKVIFTSEKIQEIIPLAANAVLLLGQANNIFAYAIS from the exons ATGTCCATTCTAACTCAAGCACGGCAGCTCCGCCTCTCTccaccaccacaaaccaccGCCATCTCCGGCATACTTTACGACCCCACCTCTTTCTCTTTAGCTCTCAAACACCCAGATTCATCTATCTCTCTCTACCCCAATATCTCACCTTTTTCATCACCACTTTCACTCTCTACCTCCGCCGTCACCGCCTTATCTCCGCCGTCTTCCGCTGCCGCGTTTCTCCACCTCCGATCAACTGGGTTTTCTCGTGTGATGTTCATTGTGTCATCCCCTCACCTTGCCGGAAACTACATATTGTTACGCTTTTATATACTTGGTTCCGATAAATTCGCTAGGGTTAGGGTTTgctgtaataataataataataatagtaataataaaagtgAAATGTTTTTTGATGAAAAGAAGTTTGGGGTACTAATTAAGGTTAATCATGGTGTGTCGGTTAAGGTTGTTGGTTCAGTTAATGTTTTTGCTCTGTATTCGGTTTCGGATAGTAAAGTTCGGGTCTACGCGGTGAAGAGTGTTTTTGGTGAAGGTGATGAAGTGAAGTTGATGAAAACCGCGGTTATTGATTGCGAATTGCCGGTTTTTAGCATTAGTGTTTCAGGTGGGTTTTTGATGTTAGGGGAAGAGAATGGTGTTCGGGTTTTTAATTTAAGGACTCTTGTGAAAGGGAAAGTTAAGAAATTTGATAATAAAGTGAATGTTAAAAAGGTTAGTTTGGTTAATGGAATGGTTTCGGATGGGGGTTCGGTTTTGTATGTGAAGAATGGCAAAGAGAAGATTGGGAAACATTCTGACAATTCCG TGAAGTTGAAGCCTGTGAAAATGAGACAAAATTCTAATGAAGGTGGTGTTCGTTTTGTGGCATTTAAGAGCAAGGAGTTTGAGGATCAAAACTCCTCAAAAGTGCCATCGATGTCGTTAAAGGCGATTTCTATCCACTTTTTAGCCCATAATAAGTTTCTGATTTTAGACTCTCATGGCGAGCTGTACCTGCTATCGTTGTCTAATCCTAACTCTGGATCAGGATCGACATGTGATATGAAAAAATTAACTCTCACCATGAAAGTTCAAAATCTAGCAGTTCTTCCTGATGATTCCACAA GAGCTCAGACTGTTTGGGTATCAGATGGCGAGTATACCATCCATGCAATAATTGTATCTGATACAGAATCTCCTGCCGATGATAATGATACCAAGGACATTGAAGAAAGACTTCAAAGCATGG CCACTAAAGTGATCTTCACCAGTGAAAAGATTCAAGAAATAATTCCTTTAGCCGCTAATGCAGTATTGCTACTTGGACAAG CCAATAACATCTTTGCTTATGCAATATCTTAA